A stretch of the Panthera uncia isolate 11264 chromosome D1, Puncia_PCG_1.0, whole genome shotgun sequence genome encodes the following:
- the AAMDC gene encoding mth938 domain-containing protein isoform X2, with product MSSPEIASLSWGQMKVQGSTKTYKDCKVWPGGSRAWDWRETGTEHSPGVQPADVEEVVKKGVQTLVIGRGMSEALKISGFSGRTVRSYTPRPTLINH from the exons ATGTCCTCCCCTGAAATTGCTTCCCTATCATGGGGGCAAATGAAAGTACAAGGCTCTACTAAAACCTATAAGGACTGCAAAGTGTGGCCAGGGGGAAGTCGGGCTTGGGACTGGAGAGAAACAGGAACTGAG CATTCTCCTGGTGTGCAGCCTGCAGATGTGGAGGAAGTTGTTAAGAAGGGTGTGCAGACTCTTGTGATTGGCCGAGGGATGAGTGAGGCCTTGAAG atttctggctTTTCTGGAAGAACTGTAAGATCTTATACCCCCAGGCCCACACTTATAAACCACTAA
- the AAMDC gene encoding mth938 domain-containing protein isoform X1 — translation MSSPEIASLSWGQMKVQGSTKTYKDCKVWPGGSRAWDWRETGTEHSPGVQPADVEEVVKKGVQTLVIGRGMSEALKVPPSTVEYLEKQGIDVRVLQTEQAVKEYNALAARGIRVGGVFHSTC, via the exons ATGTCCTCCCCTGAAATTGCTTCCCTATCATGGGGGCAAATGAAAGTACAAGGCTCTACTAAAACCTATAAGGACTGCAAAGTGTGGCCAGGGGGAAGTCGGGCTTGGGACTGGAGAGAAACAGGAACTGAG CATTCTCCTGGTGTGCAGCCTGCAGATGTGGAGGAAGTTGTTAAGAAGGGTGTGCAGACTCTTGTGATTGGCCGAGGGATGAGTGAGGCCTTGAAG gTGCCTCCGTCAACTGTGGAGTACCTTGAGAAACAAGGCATTGATGTGCGGGTCCTCCAGACAGAGCAGGCAGTGAAGGAGTATAATGCCTTGGCTGCCCGAGGAATCAGGGTGGGAGGGGTCTTCCATTCCACGTGCTGA